From the genome of Longimicrobiaceae bacterium:
GCGCGCTCCGTGATCCGCGTGGGGAGCGTGGCGGTCCTCACCTCGTCGCCCTCGGGCGTGAGCACCATGGCGCGCTCCAGCGCGTTCTCCAGCTCCCGCACGTTGCCCGGCCATTCGTACGACTGGAGCGCCTGGATCGTCTCCTCGGCGAGCCGGATCGGCGCCCTGCCGCGGGTCTTCGCGAAGCGCTGGAGGAAATAGTCCACCAGGATGGGGACGTCGTCGGCGCGCTCCCGCAGCGGCGGCAGGTGCAGCGTGATGACGTTGAGGCGGTAGTACAGGTCGCTCCGGAAGGCGCCGCGGCGGATCTCCTCCTCCAGGTCGCGGTTGGTGGCTGCGATGATCCGCACGTCGATGGGGACCGTCTCCGTGGCGCCCACCGGGATCACCTCCCGCTCCTGCACCGCGCGGAGCAGCTTCACCTGCGTGGCCGGGGACATCTCCCCCACCTCGTCCAGGAAGAAGGTCCCCCCCTTGGCGGCCACGAACAGCCCCTGCTTGTCGCGCACGGCGCCGGTGAAGGAGCCCTTGGTGTGGCCGAAGAGCTCGGACTCCAGCAGCGTCTCGGGGAGGGCGCCGCAGTTGATGGAGACGAAGGGCCCCTCCGCGCGGTCGGAGCGCTCGTGCAGGTAGCGGGCGAGCACCTCCTTCCCGGTGCCGGACTCGCCGGAGATCAGCACGGTGGAGTCCGAGGGCGCCACCGTCTCGGCCAGCTTCAGCACGTCGGTGAAGCTGCGGCTCTTCCCGATGGGGCGCACCGTGTCGGAGCGCTCGCGGCGGCGGATCTCCGTCTTGAGCGCCTGGTTCTCCACCTTGAGCTGCCGCGACTCGGCGGCGCGCCGGCAGATGGCCACCATCTCGTCGTTGGCGAAGGGCTTCTGGATGTAGTAGAAGGCCCCCTCGTTGACGGCCCGGATCGCCGTCTGCAGCGACGCCTGGGCGGTCATCAGGATCACCGGGAGCGTGGGGTCCTGCTCCCGGGCGGCCAGGAGGATCTCCAGCCCCCCCACGCCGGGCATCCGCACGTCGGAGAGGAGCACGTCGGGGCGGACCTCGCCGATGCGCTCCAGCCCCTCGCGGCCCCCGACGGCGGTCTGCACGTCGAAGCCCTCCCGCTTGAGGAGGATCCGGAGGGTGTCCAGGATCGCGGTCTCGTCGTCGATGACGAGGATCTTGGGTGCTTGGCTCACTTGGCGCTCCTCGGGGTGCGTGGATCGGTCTCGGGGGCGGGAAGAGGCAGCAGGACGACGAAGGTAGCGCCCTCGCCGGGAACGTCGCGGGTGCGGTCCACGAAGACCGTCCCGCCGTGCACGTCCGCGGCGCGCTGCACCAGCGCCAGGCCCAGCCCGGTCCCCCCCGGCCGGGCCGTGAAGAAGGGGTCGAAGACGTGGTCGGCGTCCTCGGCCGGGATCCCGGGGCCGGTGTCGGTCACGCGGATGCGGACCAGCTCGGAGAT
Proteins encoded in this window:
- a CDS encoding sigma-54 dependent transcriptional regulator: MSQAPKILVIDDETAILDTLRILLKREGFDVQTAVGGREGLERIGEVRPDVLLSDVRMPGVGGLEILLAAREQDPTLPVILMTAQASLQTAIRAVNEGAFYYIQKPFANDEMVAICRRAAESRQLKVENQALKTEIRRRERSDTVRPIGKSRSFTDVLKLAETVAPSDSTVLISGESGTGKEVLARYLHERSDRAEGPFVSINCGALPETLLESELFGHTKGSFTGAVRDKQGLFVAAKGGTFFLDEVGEMSPATQVKLLRAVQEREVIPVGATETVPIDVRIIAATNRDLEEEIRRGAFRSDLYYRLNVITLHLPPLRERADDVPILVDYFLQRFAKTRGRAPIRLAEETIQALQSYEWPGNVRELENALERAMVLTPEGDEVRTATLPTRITERAVVPLVSDRLPPNPTLEIIERAYIFWVLQSEGGNKSRAAEVLGIDPSTLYRKLMRYGMDA